The DNA segment TCACGCGTTGCGGTATCAATCGCTTTTTTGTCTACCGCGTAGTCCATCCATTTCTGGTCAGCAGAGATAAACAGATCCGCTGGCGCTCCCGCTTCAATCTGGCGAGCCAGCGTAGAAGAAGAGGCAAATGAAGAGACAACGTCAACGTTCTTCTCTTTTTTGTATTCAACCGCAATATCCTGCATTGCGTTGGTCAGCGAAGCCGCCGCGAATACGGTGATTTTCCCTTCATCCGCCAGCGCATGTCCGGCAACAGTCAGAGATAATGTTGCCCCAGCAAACAGGCGTAACCATGTACGTGCCATCTGTAACTCCTTTGAGTGTCGTTATGTAGGCGCAAATATAGCGAGAAAATAAGGTTTTTCCCAGAAGTTATTGATACCCAATTGAGGTTACGCAAAGAAAATATCGGCAGGAAAAGCAGGATCTTGAGGGGCGCTACCCAATGGATTTCGGGTTGCGCTGAGACTCACAGGCACAGCCAACAAAAATGCGGCCTGAAAGTCGAAGAAAGTAAAACGCCCGACTGAGCGGGCGTTTAAAAATCAATGGTTCTGTCTGGACTGGTCTTTCTGACCGATACCGGAGAAAATGTTGAACACTTCACCCAGACCGTAAATCAGCCCCAGAATGATGGCCATGACCACCGGAACCATGACTACGGCGAATACCAGACTTTTCAATAACTCTAACATGGTCAACTCCAGATAGGATTCTTTTGATATTCTAACTGCATAAATGAGAAAAGCACTCCCCTTTTGTGCGGTCGACTTTGCGCGGAAGCGGTTTTCCGTCACAATAACCCTTTTGCCAGGATCTTGTTATGCAGGCCGAAATCCTCCTTACACTCAAACTTCAACAAAAATTGTTTGCGGACCCCCGCCGCATTTCGCTGCTCAAGCATATCGCGCTTTCCGGCTCCATCAGCCAGGGGGCGAAAGATGCGGGCATCAGCTACAAAAGCGCCTGGGATGCCATTAACGAGATGAATCAACTCAGCGAGCAGACGCTCGTCGAGCGCGCAACAGGCGGCAAAGGCGGCGGCGGCGCGATACTGACTCGCTACGGTCAGCGTCTGATCCAGCTTTACGATTTGCTCGCCCAGATTCAGCAAAAAGCGTTCGACGTGCTGAGCGACGACGACGCCCTGCCGCTCGACAGCCTGCTGGCCGCCATTTCCCGTTTCTCTTTGCAAACCAGCGCCCGTAACCAGTGGTTCGGCACCATTACCGCGCGCGATCACGATCAGGTTCAACAGCATGTCGATGTGCTGCTGGCCGACGGCGAAACGCGACTGAAGGTCGCCATCACTGCGCAAAGCGGCGAGCGTCTTGGCCTTGATGAAGGTAAAGAAGTCCTGATCCTGCTGAAAGCGCCGTGGGTTGGCATTACCCAGGACGAGGCGATTGCCCGGGCTGCCGACAACCAGCTTCAGGGAACCATCAGCCATATTGAACGCGGCGCCGAGCAGTGCGAAGTTCTCATGACATTACCTGACGGCCAGACGTTGTGCGCCACCCTGCCCGTTGAAGAGACCGCCACGCTGGAAGAAGGTGCTAACGTGACGGCATATTTTAATGCTGACAGAGTGATTATCGCTACGTTGTGCTAAGTGCATTGACATCTGTTCTTTGAACACGTATCCCTGTCATTCATCGCTGCAAAAAATGGGATACAAAATGTCATCATTGCATATTTCGCAAGGTACGTTTCGCCTGAGCGACACAAAAACGCTTCAGTTAAGTGCGCTGACGTTGCAGGCGGGGGATAGCTGGGCTTTTGTCGGCACCAATGGAAGCGGGAAATCGGCGCTGGCCCGCGCGCTGGCGGGAGAACTGACGCTACTGAAAGGCGAGCGCCAGTCTCAGTTCGCGCGCGTCACCCGCCTCTCATTCGAACAGTTGCAAAAACTGGTCAGCGATGAATGGCAGCGCAATAACACCGACCTGCTCAGCCCTGGCGAAGACGACACCGGACGTACTACGGCAGAAATCATTCAGGATGAGGTGAGCGATCCCGCCCGCTGTGCCGAACTGGCGCAGCAGTTTGGCATTTCTTCTCTGCTCGACAGACGTTTTAAATACCTTTCTACGGGCGAAACGCGCAAAACGCTGCTTTGTCAGGCGCTGATGTCAGAACCGGATTTATTAATCCTCGATGAGCCGTTTGACGGGCTGGATGTCGCCTCCCGCCAGCAACTGGCGAATCTTCTCGCCACGCTGCACCAGTCGGGCTACACGCTGGTGCTGGTGTTAAACCGCTTCGATGAGATCCCCGAATTCGTTCAGTATGCGGGAGTCCTTGCCGACTGCACGTTAACGGAAACGGGGGAAAAAGCGGATTTGCTCCAGCGGGCGCTGATTGCCCAACTCGCGCATAGCGAACGACTGGAAGGCGTAAAGTTGCCCGAGCCGGATGAACCTTCTGCCCGTCACGCCCTGCCGGACGGCGCGGCGCGCATTATTCTCAACGATGGCGTCGTCTCCTATAACGACCGCCCTATTCTTAATCATCTGAGTTGGCAGGTGAATCCGGGTGAACACTGGCAGATTGTCGGGCCTAACGGCGCGGGAAAATCCACCCTGCTAAGTTTAATCACCGGCGACCATCCGCAGGGATACAGCAACGACCTGACGCTGTTTGGCCGCCGTCGCGGGAGTGGTGAAACAATCTGGGATATCAAAAAACATATCGGCTATGTCAGCAGTAGCCTGCATCTGGATTACCGCGTCAGCACCACGGTGCGTAATGTCATTCTCTCCGGTTACTTTGACTCGATTGGCATCTACCAGGCGGTTTCCGACAGGCAGCACAAGCTGGCGCAGCAATGGCTGGATATTCTGGGAATGGACAAACGCACTGCGGATGCGCCTTTCCACAGCCTGTCCTGGGGGCAACAACGGCTGGCGCTGATCGCCCGTGCGCTGGTCAAACACCCTACGCTGCTGATTCTTGATGAGCCCTTACAAGGCCTGGACCCGCTGAATCGTCAGCTTGTTCGCCGCTTTGTCGATGTACTGATTAGCGAGGGAGAAACGCAGTTGCTGTTTGTCTCCCATCACGCGGAAGACGCCCCAGGCTGCATTACCCATCGGCTGGAGTTTGTACCGGAAGGCGAGAGTTACCGCTACCAACAGACGACGCTGCGTTAGCGGTTCACTGGGGGCGTGCGGCCACGCCCCTTTTTTCACTGCTTTTTCAGATAAAAGGCGCAATCATTCTTAAAGCATATGATTTATCATTAAATAACGGGCGTCGGCGGATGAAAAAACCGAAGTGTAAACGATTCCACTAATATATTCCATGTCACACTTTTCGCATCTTTGTTATGCTATGGTTATTCCATACCATAGGCTTAACGGAGCGAATTATGAGAGTACTGGTCACCGGTGGTAGCGGTTACATTGGAAGTCATACTTGTGTACAGTTACTGAAAAACGGTCACGATGTCATCATCCTTGATAACCTCTGCAACAGTAAGCGCAGCGTACTGCCTGTTATCGAGCGATTAAGTGGTAAGCACCCAACTTTCGTTGAAGGCGATATTCGTAACGAAGCGCTGATGACTGAAATTCTGCATGACCACGCGATTGACGCCGTCATTCACTTTGCCGGTCTGAAAGCCGTGGGCGAATCCGTCGCCAAACCGCTGGAATACTATGACAACAACGTCAACGGTACGCTGCGTTTAATCAGCGCCATGCGCGCCGCCAATGTCAAAAACTTCATCTTCAGCTCCTCCGCCACCGTCTACGGCGATCAGCCCAAAATTCCTTATGTCGAAAGCTTCCCGACCGGCACGCCGCAGAGCCCATATGGCAAAAGTAAACTGATGGTCGAACAGATCCTGACCGACCTGCAAAAAGCGCAGCCGGACTGGAGCATCGCCCTGCTGCGCTACTTCAACCCGGTCGGCGCGCATCCGTCAGGTGATATGGGTGAAGATCCGCAAGGCATTCCTAACAACCTGATGCCGTACATCGCCCAGGTCGCCGTTGGCCGTCGCGAATCACTCGCGGTCTTTGGCAACGACTACCCTACCGAAGACGGCACCGGCGTGCGTGATTACATCCATGTGATGGATCTTGCCGACGGCCACGTAACCGCGATGGAAAAACTGGCTGGCAAACAAGGCGTGCATATTTACAACCTTGGCGCCGGTGTTGGCAACAGCGTGCTGGATGTGGTTAACGCCTTCAGCAAAGCCTGCGGTAAACCCGTTGCTTATCATTTTGCCCCACGCCGTGAAGGCGACCTTCCGGCCTACTGGGCGGACGCCAGCAAAGCCGACCGCGAACTGGACTGGCGCGTAACCCGCACACTTGACGAAATGGCACAGGACACCTGGCGTTGGCAGTCACGCCATCCGCAGGGATATCCAGACTAAGGACATGTCATGACGCAATTTAATCCTGTCGATCATCCACATCGCCGTTTTAACCCGCTAACCGGACAGTGGATTCTGGTTTCACCGCATCGCGCAAAGCGCCCCTGGCAGGGGGCGCAGGAAACGCCATCTCAGCAGGTGCTTCCCGCCCATGACCCGGACTGCTTCCTGTGCGCGGGCAATACGCGCGTAACCGGAGATAAAAACCCGGATTACACCGGCACCTATGTCTTTACAAATGACTTTGCCGCGCTGATGTCTGACACCCCGGACGCGC comes from the Citrobacter koseri ATCC BAA-895 genome and includes:
- a CDS encoding AcrZ family multidrug efflux pump-associated protein — translated: MLELLKSLVFAVVMVPVVMAIILGLIYGLGEVFNIFSGIGQKDQSRQNH
- the modE gene encoding molybdenum-dependent transcriptional regulator encodes the protein MQAEILLTLKLQQKLFADPRRISLLKHIALSGSISQGAKDAGISYKSAWDAINEMNQLSEQTLVERATGGKGGGGAILTRYGQRLIQLYDLLAQIQQKAFDVLSDDDALPLDSLLAAISRFSLQTSARNQWFGTITARDHDQVQQHVDVLLADGETRLKVAITAQSGERLGLDEGKEVLILLKAPWVGITQDEAIARAADNQLQGTISHIERGAEQCEVLMTLPDGQTLCATLPVEETATLEEGANVTAYFNADRVIIATLC
- the modF gene encoding molybdate ABC transporter ATP-binding protein ModF, encoding MSSLHISQGTFRLSDTKTLQLSALTLQAGDSWAFVGTNGSGKSALARALAGELTLLKGERQSQFARVTRLSFEQLQKLVSDEWQRNNTDLLSPGEDDTGRTTAEIIQDEVSDPARCAELAQQFGISSLLDRRFKYLSTGETRKTLLCQALMSEPDLLILDEPFDGLDVASRQQLANLLATLHQSGYTLVLVLNRFDEIPEFVQYAGVLADCTLTETGEKADLLQRALIAQLAHSERLEGVKLPEPDEPSARHALPDGAARIILNDGVVSYNDRPILNHLSWQVNPGEHWQIVGPNGAGKSTLLSLITGDHPQGYSNDLTLFGRRRGSGETIWDIKKHIGYVSSSLHLDYRVSTTVRNVILSGYFDSIGIYQAVSDRQHKLAQQWLDILGMDKRTADAPFHSLSWGQQRLALIARALVKHPTLLILDEPLQGLDPLNRQLVRRFVDVLISEGETQLLFVSHHAEDAPGCITHRLEFVPEGESYRYQQTTLR
- the galE gene encoding UDP-glucose 4-epimerase GalE, whose product is MRVLVTGGSGYIGSHTCVQLLKNGHDVIILDNLCNSKRSVLPVIERLSGKHPTFVEGDIRNEALMTEILHDHAIDAVIHFAGLKAVGESVAKPLEYYDNNVNGTLRLISAMRAANVKNFIFSSSATVYGDQPKIPYVESFPTGTPQSPYGKSKLMVEQILTDLQKAQPDWSIALLRYFNPVGAHPSGDMGEDPQGIPNNLMPYIAQVAVGRRESLAVFGNDYPTEDGTGVRDYIHVMDLADGHVTAMEKLAGKQGVHIYNLGAGVGNSVLDVVNAFSKACGKPVAYHFAPRREGDLPAYWADASKADRELDWRVTRTLDEMAQDTWRWQSRHPQGYPD